A region from the Arachis ipaensis cultivar K30076 chromosome B01, Araip1.1, whole genome shotgun sequence genome encodes:
- the LOC107619150 gene encoding LOB domain-containing protein 27-like encodes MTLKGGTTQACAACKFQRRKCTPECLLAPYFPADQPKVFLNVHKLFGVSNIVKILKDVDPSQKKNAMESIIVQASYRDKYPVRGCVEEICRLQNQIWLHEEELHAVYQQLEMCRQHQQQQHQGIHHVVPDDLASQLELGMAPRAANNALPLFNHAPQPQQQQQQQVYNTSVAALPVSQQHSYSNSNSVDYNSLYIESKENNNNGTNPLWVPYANNNGSPIAMQSQMVTSQALSMQQEAAGDYDEMHPFFETIDDRQSYIYSKEAYESSSEESLKDSRKCTEHVAENELKSAAACFSLTSVN; translated from the exons ATGACCCTTAAGGGTGGAACCACACAGGCCTGCGCTGCATGCAAATTTCAGAGAAGAAAGTGCACTCCTGAGTGTCTTCTTGCACCATACTTCCCTGCAGACCAACCAAAAGTGTTCCTTAATGTCCACAAGCTATTTGGGGTGAGCAACATTGTGAAAATATTAAAGGACGTGGATCCTAGTCAGAAGAAGAATGCTATGGAGTCCATCATCGTTCAAGCTAGTTATCGCGATAAGTACCCGGTTCGTGGTTGCGTGGAAGAAATTTGCAGGCTGCAAAACCAAATTTGGCTGCACGAAGAAGAGCTTCATGCTGTGTATCAGCAGCTTGAGATGTGCAGGCAACACCAACAGCAGCAGCACCAAGGGATTCATCACGTTGTTCCTGATGATCTTGCATCACAGTTAGAGTTGGGAATGGCGCCACGCGCTGCCAACAATGCTCTTCCGCTGTTTAATCACGCGCCACAGccccagcagcagcagcagcaacaggtTTACAATACTTCTGTGGCTGCTTTGCCTGTGTCACAGCAACATTCATATTCCAACAGCAACAGTGTGGATTATAACTCCCTTTACATTGAATCCAAGGAAAACAACAATAATGGAACAAATCCTTTGTGGGTACCTTATGCAAATAACAATGGAAGTCCCATAGCAATGCAGTCTCAGATGGTTACCTCACAGGCACTATCCATGCAGCAAGAAGCTGCTGGGGATTATGATGAGATGCATCCATTTTTCGAAACAATTGATGATAGGCAATCATATATTTATTCCAAGGAGGCTTATGAATCAAG CTCAGAAGAATCATTGAAAGATTCAAGAAAGTGCACCGAGCACGTTGCTGAGAATGAATTGAAGAGTGCTGCCGCATGCTTCAGCCTTACCAGTGTCAACTGA